Proteins encoded within one genomic window of Ammonifex degensii KC4:
- a CDS encoding AAA family ATPase, whose product MFLAVAGKGGTGKTTFVALTVKHLLAAGKRPILAVDADPNANLAQALGMEPPPSIASIMQAVAEDREQIPPGMSKDQFVAYRLHQSLEEGKDVDLLVMGGPEGPGCYCYVNHLLRTQLKKMAANYPYVVMDNEAGLEHLSRRTTQNVDFFFIISDATVKGIRSAARISELARSLKLQVGQEYLVINRVRPGDLDVLLPEVEKTGLTLAGTVPADPLVAEYDLYCRPLLELPDEAPAVQAVKEILKRTGIL is encoded by the coding sequence TTGTTTTTGGCCGTAGCCGGAAAAGGGGGAACCGGAAAGACCACCTTCGTAGCCTTGACGGTCAAGCACCTTTTGGCGGCGGGCAAGCGCCCCATCCTGGCGGTGGACGCCGACCCCAACGCCAACCTGGCGCAGGCGCTGGGGATGGAGCCCCCTCCTTCCATCGCCTCCATCATGCAGGCGGTGGCCGAGGACCGGGAGCAGATCCCCCCCGGCATGAGCAAGGACCAGTTCGTGGCCTACCGCCTCCACCAGTCGCTGGAGGAAGGGAAGGATGTGGACCTCCTGGTGATGGGGGGGCCGGAGGGACCAGGGTGCTACTGCTACGTCAACCACTTGCTACGCACCCAACTCAAGAAGATGGCGGCTAACTACCCTTACGTGGTGATGGACAACGAGGCGGGGCTGGAGCACCTCAGCCGCCGTACCACCCAGAACGTGGACTTTTTCTTTATTATTTCCGATGCCACCGTCAAGGGGATCCGCTCGGCGGCCCGCATAAGCGAACTGGCCCGCAGCCTGAAGCTTCAGGTCGGCCAGGAGTACCTGGTGATAAACCGCGTGCGCCCCGGTGATCTCGACGTGCTTCTGCCGGAGGTGGAGAAGACAGGGCTCACCTTAGCCGGGACCGTTCCGGCCGATCCCCTGGTGGCAGAGTACGACCTTTACTGCCGGCCGCTTCTGGAGCTGCCCGACGAAGCGCCGGCGGTACAGGCGGTAAAGGAAATCCTTAAGCGCACGGGCATTCTTTGA
- a CDS encoding ASKHA domain-containing protein, whose protein sequence is MPRVRFLPEGITVEVPLGNTLLQAAARAGIVLEGACGGEGVCGRCRVQVQEGKVTSPPNPRLSLQERQEGWVLACQAVPEGEVAVFVPESSVFTAHRVLKAEESLTLQTKEPLWWEEKLTLPPPTLEDNTDDWGRLSWALQQRGIAPLWPSRHLLAELPRTLRAADWQVKVELAFLDKALYELQGIKPAGRGEGTWGVAVDLGTTTVAAELVDLATGQVVATAGTYNRQAAFGDDVISRIVYATETPRGREELQQAILETVNGLIDELCREAGISFKDIRAVVGAGNTTMVHLLLNLDPTYIRLEPYVPAANAPPPVKAAKLGLKAHPEAWVYLVPGVASYVGGDVVAGVKVTGVGEEEELTLFLDIGTNGEMVLGNREWLMACACSAGPAFEGSGITCGMRAVAGAIEEVEVSPGGEEVFYRTVDGKKPLGICGSGLISLLSSLLRAGVIDRSGRFVEGLDTPRLREGEEGKEFVLVWGESTGHGRDIYVTQGDLQNLLRAKAAIFAGLRTLLSLVGLEAASLERVYIAGGFGRFIDVEDAIGIGMLPDLPRERYAYVGNTSLKGARLCLLSRRAWQETAELARRITYVELSVGNLFMEEFMAALFLPHTNADLFPSVKGA, encoded by the coding sequence GTGCCTAGGGTTCGCTTCCTCCCCGAAGGGATAACGGTGGAAGTGCCGCTCGGGAACACCCTTTTGCAGGCGGCGGCGCGGGCGGGCATCGTCCTCGAGGGAGCCTGCGGCGGAGAAGGGGTGTGCGGCCGCTGCCGGGTGCAGGTCCAGGAGGGAAAGGTAACTTCCCCTCCCAATCCCCGCCTTTCGCTGCAGGAGAGGCAAGAAGGGTGGGTGCTGGCCTGCCAGGCAGTTCCCGAAGGGGAAGTGGCGGTTTTCGTGCCGGAGAGTTCCGTCTTTACCGCCCACCGGGTGCTGAAGGCGGAGGAAAGCTTGACTTTGCAGACCAAGGAGCCCTTGTGGTGGGAGGAGAAGCTGACCCTTCCCCCGCCCACCCTAGAGGACAACACCGACGACTGGGGCCGGCTGAGTTGGGCCTTGCAGCAAAGGGGTATTGCCCCCCTCTGGCCCAGCCGGCATTTGCTGGCGGAGCTCCCGCGGACCTTACGGGCGGCCGACTGGCAAGTGAAAGTGGAACTGGCTTTTCTCGATAAAGCTTTATATGAGCTTCAGGGGATAAAGCCGGCGGGAAGGGGGGAAGGAACCTGGGGGGTGGCGGTGGACCTGGGCACTACTACGGTGGCAGCGGAGCTTGTAGATCTGGCCACCGGCCAAGTGGTGGCCACGGCCGGGACCTACAACCGCCAGGCGGCCTTCGGGGACGACGTGATCTCTCGCATAGTTTATGCCACCGAGACCCCCAGAGGTCGGGAGGAGTTGCAGCAGGCCATCCTGGAGACGGTGAACGGGCTTATAGACGAGCTCTGCCGGGAAGCGGGCATAAGCTTTAAGGACATAAGGGCGGTGGTGGGGGCGGGTAACACTACCATGGTCCACCTCTTGCTCAACCTGGACCCCACCTACATCCGGCTGGAGCCCTACGTTCCCGCCGCCAACGCGCCCCCGCCGGTGAAGGCGGCAAAATTGGGCTTAAAGGCCCATCCGGAGGCCTGGGTATACCTGGTGCCGGGGGTGGCCAGCTACGTAGGCGGGGACGTGGTGGCCGGGGTGAAGGTCACCGGGGTAGGGGAGGAAGAGGAGCTCACCCTTTTCCTGGACATCGGCACCAACGGGGAGATGGTGCTGGGGAACCGGGAGTGGCTCATGGCCTGCGCCTGCTCGGCCGGACCGGCCTTCGAGGGGAGCGGCATTACCTGCGGCATGCGGGCGGTGGCCGGAGCCATAGAGGAAGTGGAGGTCTCTCCCGGCGGGGAGGAAGTTTTTTACCGAACGGTGGACGGGAAGAAACCTTTAGGCATCTGCGGCTCGGGGCTCATAAGCCTCCTCTCATCGCTTTTACGGGCGGGGGTCATAGACCGCAGCGGCCGCTTCGTTGAAGGGCTTGACACTCCCAGACTGCGCGAAGGGGAGGAAGGGAAGGAGTTCGTCCTGGTCTGGGGGGAAAGCACCGGGCACGGCCGGGACATCTACGTCACCCAGGGGGACCTGCAAAACCTCCTGCGGGCCAAGGCGGCCATCTTTGCTGGCCTGCGCACCCTGCTTAGTCTGGTGGGGCTGGAAGCGGCGTCGCTGGAGCGCGTCTACATCGCCGGGGGTTTTGGCCGCTTCATCGACGTGGAAGATGCGATCGGTATCGGCATGCTGCCCGATCTTCCCCGAGAAAGGTATGCCTATGTAGGAAATACCTCCCTCAAAGGGGCCAGGCTTTGCCTGCTTTCCCGCCGGGCCTGGCAGGAGACGGCAGAGCTGGCCCGCCGGATAACCTACGTGGAGCTGAGCGTGGGAAATCTTTTCATGGAAGAGTTCATGGCGGCCCTTTTCCTGCCGCACACCAACGCCGATCTCTTTCCTTCGGTGAAAGGAGCGTAA
- the acsC gene encoding acetyl-CoA decarbonylase/synthase complex subunit gamma, with the protein MGLTGLEIYKLLPKKNCKECGQPTCLAFAMQLAAGKASIEACPYVSEEAKAALGAASAPPIALVKIGVGDRALAIGDETVLFRHDKRFEHPPGLAILIPDDEGEERLRERLEAFQRLCFDRVGQIHCADMVALECRSGDPATFAAAVKTTLAATDWPLVLISEDPEVQRAALEVAKERRPLIYAATRDNWEKFAALAKEFDVPLAVRGENLASLVELVNQVTGAGVSALVLDSGARQPNQVLADQTQIRRQALKRFRPFGFPTITFATDPDPATRVMEAALYIAKYAGIVVFASDDPAEVLPLVTLRLNIYTDPQKPIAVEPKVYEIGAVTPHSPVFVTTNFSLTYFCVASDVEASRVPSYILTVDTDGTSVLTAWAAGKFTPEKIAQALKESGIAEKVAHRKVIIPGGVAVLSGKLQELSGWEVLVGPRESSGIPAFLKQYWQNN; encoded by the coding sequence ATGGGGCTTACCGGTCTGGAGATTTACAAGCTTTTACCCAAAAAGAACTGCAAGGAGTGCGGCCAGCCTACCTGCCTGGCCTTCGCCATGCAGCTGGCCGCGGGTAAGGCCTCCATCGAGGCCTGCCCCTACGTGAGCGAGGAGGCCAAGGCGGCGCTGGGCGCGGCCTCTGCTCCCCCCATAGCGCTGGTGAAGATCGGCGTGGGCGACCGAGCTTTGGCCATAGGGGACGAGACCGTGCTCTTCCGCCACGACAAGCGCTTCGAGCACCCGCCCGGCTTGGCCATCCTGATCCCGGACGACGAGGGCGAGGAAAGGCTCAGGGAGCGGCTGGAAGCTTTCCAACGTCTTTGCTTCGACCGGGTGGGGCAGATCCACTGCGCCGACATGGTGGCGCTCGAGTGCCGCTCTGGTGACCCGGCCACCTTTGCGGCCGCCGTTAAGACCACCCTGGCGGCCACCGACTGGCCGCTGGTGCTCATAAGCGAAGATCCTGAAGTCCAGCGGGCGGCTTTAGAGGTAGCCAAGGAGCGCCGGCCTTTGATCTATGCTGCTACCCGGGACAACTGGGAGAAGTTCGCTGCCCTGGCCAAAGAGTTTGACGTGCCCCTGGCAGTGAGGGGGGAGAACCTGGCCAGCCTGGTCGAACTGGTCAACCAGGTTACCGGTGCCGGGGTATCGGCACTGGTGCTGGATTCGGGGGCCCGCCAGCCCAACCAGGTGCTGGCCGACCAGACGCAAATTAGGAGGCAGGCGCTCAAGCGCTTCCGCCCCTTTGGCTTCCCCACCATCACCTTCGCCACCGACCCGGACCCGGCCACCCGGGTTATGGAGGCGGCTCTTTACATTGCCAAGTACGCCGGCATCGTGGTCTTCGCCTCCGACGACCCGGCCGAGGTCCTGCCGCTGGTAACCTTGCGGCTCAACATCTACACCGACCCGCAGAAGCCTATTGCGGTGGAGCCCAAGGTTTACGAGATAGGCGCGGTCACACCCCATTCCCCCGTCTTCGTCACCACCAACTTCTCCCTCACCTACTTCTGCGTGGCGTCGGACGTGGAGGCTTCCCGCGTGCCTTCTTACATCCTGACGGTAGACACCGACGGCACCTCGGTTCTCACCGCCTGGGCGGCCGGGAAGTTCACCCCGGAGAAGATAGCTCAGGCGTTAAAAGAGAGCGGTATCGCCGAGAAGGTGGCCCACCGCAAGGTCATCATACCGGGCGGGGTGGCGGTGCTCAGCGGCAAGCTCCAGGAGCTTTCCGGCTGGGAGGTGCTGGTGGGACCGCGCGAGTCTTCGGGCATCCCTGCCTTCCTCAAGCAGTACTGGCAGAACAACTAA
- the acsB gene encoding acetyl-CoA decarbonylase/synthase complex subunit alpha/beta, producing MSRIIAAAAIRGAHKIVSRAEEALKEALAKYGPDHPVAFPNTGYYLPVIYGITGIAVEKIGDMIPVLEQAKALLPPEPEPRLWLPYLGPALDAGMATLFADEIIEALKYLEDPPPYTMTSAPVNGNIWLGAADDAILRKRGIEFVDGTAPGFAAIIGAAPTNEIAVKIARELQEKSLYVFMSASTDGKSMAEQLAEEGVELGWETRLVPFGKDITATVFSLGFATRVALSFGNVKPGDFRRVLLYNKNRVFAFVIALGHVDDEKYAQAAGAINFGFPTIADTDIPQILPYGICTYEHVVSNVSHDKIVSRAIEVRGLKITVTKVPVPVAYGPAFEGESVRKGDMHVEFGGQRTPAFELVRMREAHEVEDGKIEVIGPDVDSVPEGGRLPLGIVVDVYGRKMQEDFEPVIERRFHYFINYAQGVWHMGQRDIIWVRISKAAFKAGFRVRHFGDILYAKIKSEFANVIDRVQVTIYTDEEKVLALREEARQAYARRDARLKELSDEAVDTFYSCTLCQTFAPTHVCIVLPERVGLCGAVSWLDAKAAYEINPHGCNQPVPKKGVIDEWKGQWESCNQFIYEHSRGTIERVNFYTIMEYPLTSCGCFEAIMVILPECNGFMIVNREYSGMTPCGMTFSTLAGSVGGGVQTPGFMGIGKAYLASKKFVRADGGLARVVWMPKEFKEQMRPVLEERAEEEGLGRDFVDKIADETVGVTTEEILPFLEEKGHPALTMDPLF from the coding sequence TTGTCTAGGATAATTGCTGCGGCGGCTATAAGAGGAGCACACAAGATAGTATCCCGGGCGGAGGAGGCCCTGAAGGAGGCCCTGGCGAAGTACGGGCCGGATCATCCCGTCGCCTTTCCCAACACCGGCTATTACCTCCCGGTCATCTACGGCATCACCGGCATCGCCGTGGAAAAGATCGGGGACATGATCCCGGTGCTGGAGCAGGCCAAGGCTCTCTTGCCGCCGGAGCCCGAACCCAGACTGTGGCTTCCTTACCTCGGCCCGGCTTTGGATGCAGGCATGGCCACCCTCTTCGCCGATGAGATAATCGAGGCGCTTAAATACCTAGAGGATCCTCCTCCCTATACCATGACTTCCGCGCCGGTCAACGGCAACATCTGGCTGGGAGCGGCCGACGATGCTATCTTGCGCAAAAGGGGCATCGAGTTCGTGGACGGGACGGCGCCGGGATTTGCGGCCATTATAGGGGCAGCTCCCACCAACGAGATTGCGGTCAAGATCGCCCGGGAACTGCAGGAAAAAAGCCTTTACGTCTTCATGTCTGCTTCTACCGACGGCAAGAGCATGGCCGAGCAACTGGCCGAAGAAGGGGTGGAGCTCGGCTGGGAGACCAGACTAGTCCCCTTCGGCAAGGATATCACGGCCACGGTCTTCTCTTTGGGCTTTGCCACCCGCGTGGCCTTGTCCTTCGGTAACGTCAAGCCGGGGGACTTCCGGCGGGTGCTACTTTATAACAAGAACCGGGTCTTTGCCTTTGTCATCGCCCTGGGGCACGTCGACGACGAGAAGTACGCCCAGGCGGCGGGGGCTATCAACTTCGGCTTCCCCACCATCGCCGACACCGACATCCCCCAGATACTCCCCTACGGGATCTGTACCTACGAGCACGTAGTCTCCAACGTGTCCCACGACAAGATTGTGAGCCGGGCCATCGAGGTGCGGGGGCTCAAGATCACCGTTACCAAGGTACCGGTGCCAGTGGCCTACGGCCCTGCCTTCGAAGGGGAAAGCGTGCGCAAGGGAGACATGCACGTGGAGTTCGGCGGCCAGCGCACTCCTGCCTTTGAACTGGTGCGCATGCGGGAGGCCCACGAGGTGGAGGACGGGAAGATCGAGGTCATAGGCCCGGACGTGGACTCCGTGCCGGAGGGCGGGAGGCTGCCTTTGGGCATCGTGGTGGACGTCTACGGGCGCAAGATGCAGGAGGACTTCGAGCCGGTGATCGAGCGGCGCTTTCACTACTTCATCAACTACGCCCAAGGCGTGTGGCACATGGGCCAGCGGGACATCATCTGGGTGCGCATATCTAAGGCGGCCTTCAAGGCCGGTTTCCGGGTGCGGCACTTTGGTGATATACTGTACGCCAAAATCAAGTCGGAGTTCGCCAACGTTATCGACCGCGTCCAGGTGACCATCTACACCGACGAAGAGAAGGTTCTGGCCCTGCGCGAGGAGGCGCGGCAGGCCTACGCCCGGCGCGACGCCAGGCTCAAAGAGCTTAGCGACGAGGCGGTGGACACCTTCTACTCCTGCACCCTGTGCCAGACCTTCGCCCCCACCCACGTCTGCATCGTTCTGCCGGAGCGGGTGGGGCTGTGCGGGGCGGTGAGCTGGCTTGACGCCAAGGCTGCTTACGAGATCAACCCCCACGGCTGCAACCAGCCGGTGCCCAAGAAGGGGGTCATCGACGAGTGGAAGGGGCAGTGGGAGTCCTGCAACCAGTTCATCTACGAGCACTCGCGGGGGACCATCGAGCGGGTAAACTTCTACACCATCATGGAGTACCCCTTGACTTCCTGCGGGTGCTTTGAGGCCATCATGGTCATCCTGCCCGAGTGCAACGGCTTCATGATCGTCAACCGGGAGTACTCCGGCATGACCCCCTGCGGCATGACTTTCTCCACCCTGGCCGGCAGCGTGGGCGGCGGGGTGCAGACGCCGGGCTTCATGGGCATAGGCAAGGCTTACTTGGCCTCCAAGAAGTTCGTGCGCGCCGACGGGGGCTTAGCGCGGGTAGTCTGGATGCCGAAGGAGTTTAAAGAGCAGATGCGGCCGGTGCTGGAGGAGAGAGCCGAGGAGGAGGGCCTGGGGAGGGACTTCGTGGACAAAATCGCCGACGAAACCGTGGGGGTCACCACGGAGGAGATCCTTCCCTTCCTGGAGGAGAAAGGTCATCCGGCCCTGACCATGGATCCCCTCTTTTAA